Proteins encoded by one window of Gouania willdenowi chromosome 4, fGouWil2.1, whole genome shotgun sequence:
- the nek1 gene encoding serine/threonine-protein kinase Nek1 isoform X1, protein MDKYDKVKKIGEGSFGKAILVKSKGDGRQYVIKEIGIYRMSHKERQESRKEVAVLANMSHPNIVQYKESFEEGGCLYIVMDYCEGGDLFQKINSQKAMLFPEEQILDWFVQICLALKHVHDRKILHRDIKSQNIFLTKEGTVQLGDFGIARVLNSTVELARTCIGTPYYLSPEICENKPYNNKSDVWALGCVLYEMCTLKHAFEAGNMKNLVLKIIRGSYPPVSVHYSQELRFLLAQLLKRDPKERPSVSGVLDMPFLSCRIEKFLSPQIIAQEFRHTIRHKQPKVYVAQVPAAQKITKPACKYGVPLTVRRVPEGAKKPTERKPAVKRKPAPPPAAPQRRVSQVEEERKKHENVNKKKRMELKEKKQREQLFLLKVEPMKMYEKEKINRINQAREQGWKHILSSSGGSSPEKKGFIGGKKRAACAGRPVSAAVPCPSPVVVFRKNPYAHYHAALDQMAKQPKDISRQGCSAAPRSPARVPAAAGPMLPDNPAQIVSKCTHITRQVEEFVQRKKEAMLNKARAEGQLGTRHNVAAILGCRAGAGRCRRPKANKDEEEYLARLRQIRLQNFNERQQIKARLLGEKYDSQESSEEAKLRRKKIEALKAQANARAAVLKEQLEKKRREAHEREKKAWEDHLGAHCVEASIAESASAEATAASSSSSTSDSPLPCPGVSLPYADAQCPALAVPKVTSAISMTAALKNVGAIISLNESLPEAETAAVIQSEKKLILQRLNQNLKAQSSVVEVKDLLPVPAHPNPITAHPVPVPTESVPAGVEDQCDTDEGPSSNQDRKNWEHAEKPILPVAQLIVEEKCTQTNESPEDRPPSGGDRKKWEAGVPLVLAIAKHTLGETCMMTIETTGEVLQTDAEVPRKVWKVGPDYQVLKVLQEAELQPLTQQLQSVTFCKTEGLSPDHLLQPPAASADSELIPKEELTSVDQIKSQPVVPDHSEPQDVESVVLEDVPKHASDPPVTVQPAWEQEGQQHMPLGGDTASSVTKETEKSAESDLCAVVQHEEPLFMKLCSPAHRRTAALAVLSAQSSMDESTSSLASRSRSVSPQRSKHQDALLIGLSTGMFDANNPRMLCTCSLPDLSQIFSSQQDSAVTGEASTVQDNNLDIEEIENLDDAAKDDDQSETEDVYEDEDLRDIRASMERLLQEESDMAISQSEVGDGDFNGNPPVNRDQELLDDIAAEMEKENHRMAVDIEEDDDDEEEEEDEEDEECSNGSPGDEDAGELLSNGVGEEMLSNNGHLNEEWHSDGSDDDQEKEAKHHESIFSRLEELRFNLEQQMGFERFIEAYNKIKAIHEDEDENIDLGSGLVLSILGTEHQHLYPNILHLVMADGAYQEGNDE, encoded by the exons ATGTCTCATAAAGAGAGGCAAGAATCCAGGAAAGAAGTGGCTGTTCTTGCCAATATGAGTCATCCCAACATTGTCCAATACAAGGAATCTTTtgaag AGGGGGGCTGCCTCTACATTGTGATGGACTACTGTGAAGGTGGAGATCTCTTCCAAAAGATCAACTCTCAGAAAGCAATGCTGTTCCCTGAGGAGCAG ATCCTGGATTGGTTTGTACAGATTTGCTTGGCACTAAAGCACGTGCATGACAGAAAAATCCTTCACAGGGACATTAAATCACAG AATATATTTTTGACTAAAGAGGGGACTGTGCAGCTTGGTGATTTTGGAATAGCGCGGGTCCTAAACAG CACTGTAGAACTAGCAAGAACCTGCATTGGAACACCGTACTACCTTTCACCAGAGATCTGTGAAAATAAACCATACAACAATAAAAG tgatgtttgGGCCCTAGGGTGCGTCCTATATGAAATGTGCACCCTTAAGCATGCA tttgaGGCCGGAAACATGAAAAACTTAGTCCTGAAGATAATCCGAGGTTCATATCCCCCCGTGTCGGTTCATTACTCCCAAGAACTCCGCTTCCTTTTGGCTCAGCTGCTTAAACGTGACCCTAAAGAAAGACCCTCAGTCAGTGGTGTACTGGACATGCCGTTCCTTTCCTGCAGGATAGAAAAGTTTCTGTCACCACAG ATCATTGCTCAGGAATTTCGCCATACTATTCGTCACAAGCAGCCTAAAGTGTATGTGGCACAGGTGCCAGCAG CTCAGAAGATCACAAAGCCAGCGTGTAAATACGGTGTGCCTTTAACTGTGAGGAGGGTGCCAGAAGGAGCTAAAAAGCCTACTGAGAGGAAACCAGCTGTAAAACGCAAACCG GCCCCTCCCCCAGCAGCCCCCCAGAGGAGAGTGAGTCAagtggaggaagagaggaaaaaACATGAG AATgttaacaaaaagaaaaggatggagcttaaagaaaagaaacagagaGAGCAG ctTTTCCTATTGAAAGTAGAGCCGATGAAGATGTATGAAAAGGAAAAG ATTAATAGAATAAACCAAGCCAGAGAACAAGGCTGGAAGCACATCTTGAGTTCTAGTGGAGGCAGCAGCCCAGAAAAAAAG GGTTTTATAGGAGGTAAAAAGAGGGCAGCATGTGCTGGCCGACCCGTCTCTGCTGCGGTTCCGTGCCCGTCTCCAGTTGTTGTGTTCAGGAAAAACCCATACGCACATTATCATGCTGCACTCGACCAAATGGCTAAACAGCCCAAGGACATCAGCAGGCAGGGCTGTTCAGCAGCACCAAGAAGTCCTGCTCG AGTCCCTGCTGCTGCTGGCCCCATGTTACCCGACAACCCTGCCCAAATTGTTTCCAAATGCACACACATCACAAG GCAAGTGGAAGAGTTTGTACAGCGGAAGAAAGAAGCCATGCTCAACAAGGCCCGTGCTGAGGGACAGCTG GGTACTCGGCACAATGTGGCTGCAATCTTGGGATGCCGGGCTGGTGCAGGCCGCTGCAGGAGGCCTAAAGCCAACAAAGACGAGGAG GAGTATTTAGCAAGGCTGCGGCAGATCCGTTTGCAGAACTTCAATGAGCGTCAGCAGATCAAAGCTCGACTGCTAGGAGAGAAG TATGACAGCCAGGAGTCCAGTGAGGAGGCAAAGCTCAGAAGAAAGAAGATCGAAGCTTTGAAA GCTCAGGCAAATGCTCGTGCTGCTGTTCTGAAAGAACAACTGGAGAAGAAGAGGAGAGAAGCACATGAAAGAGAAAAGAAAGCCTGGGAGGATCAT CTCGGAGCTCACTGTGTTGAAGCTAGCATCGCTGAAAGTGCTTCAGCAGAGGCTAcagcagcatcatcatcatcatctaccTCTGACAGTCCTCTTCCTTGTCCCGGCGTCTCTCTACCATACGCTGATGCTCAATGTCCAGCTTTGGCCGTACCCAAAGTAACCTCTGCTATATCCATGACTGCTGCCCTAAAGAATGTTGGAGCC ATTATATCCCTCAATGAAAGCTTACCTGAAGCAGAAACTGCTGCTGTGATCCAGAGTGAGAAAAAGCTAATTTTGCAAAGACTGAACCAAAACCTTAAAGCCCAGAGCTCTGTGGTGGAAGTGAAGGACCTTCTCCCAGTGCCTGCACATCCAAATCCAATAACTGCACACCCAGTACCAGTTCCTACAGAATCAGTTCCAGCTGGTGTAGAGGACCAGTGTGATACTGACGAGGGTCCCTCCTCAAACCAAGACAGGAAGAATTGGGAACATGCAGAAAAGCCCATACTTCCTGTGGCTCAGCTAATTGTAGAAGAGAAATGTACACAAACTAATG AGTCTCCAGAAGATAGACCGCCCTCTGGTGGTGATAGAAAAAAGTGGGAAGCAGGAGTCCCACTTGTCCTTGCGATAGCTAAGCACACACTGGGAGAGACGTGTATGATGACCATTG AAACGACAGGTGAAGTTTTACAAACGGATGCAGAAGTTCCCAGGAAGGTGTGGAAAGTTGGTCCAGACTATCAAGTGCTCAAAGTGCTTCAGGAAGCAGAACTTCAGCCTTTGACTCAGCAACTGCAAAGCGTCACCTTCTGTAAAACAGAAGGGCTCAGTCCTG ATCACCTCCTCCAACCACCAGCAGCATCAGCTGACTCTGAGCTGATACCCAAGGAAGAGCTGACCTCTGTGGATCAGATCAAATCTCAACCAGTGGTACCTGACCACAGTGAACCACAGG ATGTGGAGTCAGTGGTTTTGGAGGATGTTCCCAAACATGCTTCAGATCCCCCTGTGACTGTGCAGCCAGCGTGGGAACAGGAAGGGCAACAGCACAT GCCTCTAGGTGGCGATACAGCATCTTCAGTTACCAAAGAGACGGAGAAGAGTGCAGAGAGTGATTTATGTG CTGTTGTTCAGCATGAAGAGCCTCTGTTCATGAAGCTGTGCTCCCCGGCCCATCGACGCACCGCTGCCCTCGCCGTCCTCTCAGCTCAGTCCTCCATGGATGAGTCCACCTCGTCTCTGGCCTCCCGCTCACGCTCTGTCTCCCCTCAGCGCTCCAAGCACCAGGATGCCCTCCTCATCGGCCTCTCTACGGGCATGTTTGATGCCAACAACCCCAGG ATGCTGTGCACGTGTTCTCTGCCTGATCTCAGTCAGATCTTCAGCTCTCAGCAAGACAGTGCGGTAACGGGTGAGGCTAGCACTGTTCAGGACAACAACCTGGACATCGAGGAGATCGAGAACTTGGATGACGCAGCCAAGGATGATGATCAGTCTGAGACTGAGGA TGTATATGAGGATGAAGATTTGCGAGACATTAGGGCTTCAATGGAGCGACTTCTTCAAGAGGAGAGTGACATGGCcattagccaatcagaggtcGGAGATGGAGACTTTAATGGGAATCCTCCAGTGAACAGAGACCAGGAGCTTTTGGACGACATCGCTGCAGAGATGGAAAAGGAAAACCATCGAATGGCTGTGGACAtcgaggaggatgatgatgatgaagaggaggaggaggatgaagaagatgagGAATGCTCAAATGGGAGCCCTGGTGATGAGGATGCTGGGGAGTTGCTTTCCAACGGCGTGGGAGAAGAGATGCTTAGTAATAATGGGCACCTCAATGAAGAGTGGCATTCAG ATGGCAGCGATGATGACCAGGAGAAAGAGGCCAAGCATCACGAAAGCATCTTTAGCCGTCTGGAAGAGCTTCGCTTCAACCTGGAGCAGCAGATGGGTTTTGAGAGGTTTATTGAGGCTTACAATAAAATTAAG GCTATAcatgaggatgaagatgagaATATTGACCTGGGCTCTGGTTTGGTTCTGAGTATTTTGGGAACTGAGCACCAGCATCTGTATCCCAACATCCTTCACCTGGTGATGGCCGATGGCGCGTATCAGGAAG GTAACGATGAGTAA
- the nek1 gene encoding serine/threonine-protein kinase Nek1 isoform X4, with amino-acid sequence MKNLVLKIIRGSYPPVSVHYSQELRFLLAQLLKRDPKERPSVSGVLDMPFLSCRIEKFLSPQIIAQEFRHTIRHKQPKVYVAQVPAAQKITKPACKYGVPLTVRRVPEGAKKPTERKPAVKRKPAPPPAAPQRRVSQVEEERKKHENVNKKKRMELKEKKQREQLFLLKVEPMKMYEKEKINRINQAREQGWKHILSSSGGSSPEKKGFIGGKKRAACAGRPVSAAVPCPSPVVVFRKNPYAHYHAALDQMAKQPKDISRQGCSAAPRSPARVPAAAGPMLPDNPAQIVSKCTHITRQVEEFVQRKKEAMLNKARAEGQLGTRHNVAAILGCRAGAGRCRRPKANKDEEEYLARLRQIRLQNFNERQQIKARLLGEKYDSQESSEEAKLRRKKIEALKAQANARAAVLKEQLEKKRREAHEREKKAWEDHLGAHCVEASIAESASAEATAASSSSSTSDSPLPCPGVSLPYADAQCPALAVPKVTSAISMTAALKNVGAIISLNESLPEAETAAVIQSEKKLILQRLNQNLKAQSSVVEVKDLLPVPAHPNPITAHPVPVPTESVPAGVEDQCDTDEGPSSNQDRKNWEHAEKPILPVAQLIVEEKCTQTNESPEDRPPSGGDRKKWEAGVPLVLAIAKHTLGETCMMTIETTGEVLQTDAEVPRKVWKVGPDYQVLKVLQEAELQPLTQQLQSVTFCKTEGLSPDHLLQPPAASADSELIPKEELTSVDQIKSQPVVPDHSEPQDVESVVLEDVPKHASDPPVTVQPAWEQEGQQHMPLGGDTASSVTKETEKSAESDLCAVVQHEEPLFMKLCSPAHRRTAALAVLSAQSSMDESTSSLASRSRSVSPQRSKHQDALLIGLSTGMFDANNPRMLCTCSLPDLSQIFSSQQDSAVTGEASTVQDNNLDIEEIENLDDAAKDDDQSETEDVYEDEDLRDIRASMERLLQEESDMAISQSEVGDGDFNGNPPVNRDQELLDDIAAEMEKENHRMAVDIEEDDDDEEEEEDEEDEECSNGSPGDEDAGELLSNGVGEEMLSNNGHLNEEWHSDGSDDDQEKEAKHHESIFSRLEELRFNLEQQMGFERFIEAYNKIKAIHEDEDENIDLGSGLVLSILGTEHQHLYPNILHLVMADGAYQEGNDE; translated from the exons ATGAAAAACTTAGTCCTGAAGATAATCCGAGGTTCATATCCCCCCGTGTCGGTTCATTACTCCCAAGAACTCCGCTTCCTTTTGGCTCAGCTGCTTAAACGTGACCCTAAAGAAAGACCCTCAGTCAGTGGTGTACTGGACATGCCGTTCCTTTCCTGCAGGATAGAAAAGTTTCTGTCACCACAG ATCATTGCTCAGGAATTTCGCCATACTATTCGTCACAAGCAGCCTAAAGTGTATGTGGCACAGGTGCCAGCAG CTCAGAAGATCACAAAGCCAGCGTGTAAATACGGTGTGCCTTTAACTGTGAGGAGGGTGCCAGAAGGAGCTAAAAAGCCTACTGAGAGGAAACCAGCTGTAAAACGCAAACCG GCCCCTCCCCCAGCAGCCCCCCAGAGGAGAGTGAGTCAagtggaggaagagaggaaaaaACATGAG AATgttaacaaaaagaaaaggatggagcttaaagaaaagaaacagagaGAGCAG ctTTTCCTATTGAAAGTAGAGCCGATGAAGATGTATGAAAAGGAAAAG ATTAATAGAATAAACCAAGCCAGAGAACAAGGCTGGAAGCACATCTTGAGTTCTAGTGGAGGCAGCAGCCCAGAAAAAAAG GGTTTTATAGGAGGTAAAAAGAGGGCAGCATGTGCTGGCCGACCCGTCTCTGCTGCGGTTCCGTGCCCGTCTCCAGTTGTTGTGTTCAGGAAAAACCCATACGCACATTATCATGCTGCACTCGACCAAATGGCTAAACAGCCCAAGGACATCAGCAGGCAGGGCTGTTCAGCAGCACCAAGAAGTCCTGCTCG AGTCCCTGCTGCTGCTGGCCCCATGTTACCCGACAACCCTGCCCAAATTGTTTCCAAATGCACACACATCACAAG GCAAGTGGAAGAGTTTGTACAGCGGAAGAAAGAAGCCATGCTCAACAAGGCCCGTGCTGAGGGACAGCTG GGTACTCGGCACAATGTGGCTGCAATCTTGGGATGCCGGGCTGGTGCAGGCCGCTGCAGGAGGCCTAAAGCCAACAAAGACGAGGAG GAGTATTTAGCAAGGCTGCGGCAGATCCGTTTGCAGAACTTCAATGAGCGTCAGCAGATCAAAGCTCGACTGCTAGGAGAGAAG TATGACAGCCAGGAGTCCAGTGAGGAGGCAAAGCTCAGAAGAAAGAAGATCGAAGCTTTGAAA GCTCAGGCAAATGCTCGTGCTGCTGTTCTGAAAGAACAACTGGAGAAGAAGAGGAGAGAAGCACATGAAAGAGAAAAGAAAGCCTGGGAGGATCAT CTCGGAGCTCACTGTGTTGAAGCTAGCATCGCTGAAAGTGCTTCAGCAGAGGCTAcagcagcatcatcatcatcatctaccTCTGACAGTCCTCTTCCTTGTCCCGGCGTCTCTCTACCATACGCTGATGCTCAATGTCCAGCTTTGGCCGTACCCAAAGTAACCTCTGCTATATCCATGACTGCTGCCCTAAAGAATGTTGGAGCC ATTATATCCCTCAATGAAAGCTTACCTGAAGCAGAAACTGCTGCTGTGATCCAGAGTGAGAAAAAGCTAATTTTGCAAAGACTGAACCAAAACCTTAAAGCCCAGAGCTCTGTGGTGGAAGTGAAGGACCTTCTCCCAGTGCCTGCACATCCAAATCCAATAACTGCACACCCAGTACCAGTTCCTACAGAATCAGTTCCAGCTGGTGTAGAGGACCAGTGTGATACTGACGAGGGTCCCTCCTCAAACCAAGACAGGAAGAATTGGGAACATGCAGAAAAGCCCATACTTCCTGTGGCTCAGCTAATTGTAGAAGAGAAATGTACACAAACTAATG AGTCTCCAGAAGATAGACCGCCCTCTGGTGGTGATAGAAAAAAGTGGGAAGCAGGAGTCCCACTTGTCCTTGCGATAGCTAAGCACACACTGGGAGAGACGTGTATGATGACCATTG AAACGACAGGTGAAGTTTTACAAACGGATGCAGAAGTTCCCAGGAAGGTGTGGAAAGTTGGTCCAGACTATCAAGTGCTCAAAGTGCTTCAGGAAGCAGAACTTCAGCCTTTGACTCAGCAACTGCAAAGCGTCACCTTCTGTAAAACAGAAGGGCTCAGTCCTG ATCACCTCCTCCAACCACCAGCAGCATCAGCTGACTCTGAGCTGATACCCAAGGAAGAGCTGACCTCTGTGGATCAGATCAAATCTCAACCAGTGGTACCTGACCACAGTGAACCACAGG ATGTGGAGTCAGTGGTTTTGGAGGATGTTCCCAAACATGCTTCAGATCCCCCTGTGACTGTGCAGCCAGCGTGGGAACAGGAAGGGCAACAGCACAT GCCTCTAGGTGGCGATACAGCATCTTCAGTTACCAAAGAGACGGAGAAGAGTGCAGAGAGTGATTTATGTG CTGTTGTTCAGCATGAAGAGCCTCTGTTCATGAAGCTGTGCTCCCCGGCCCATCGACGCACCGCTGCCCTCGCCGTCCTCTCAGCTCAGTCCTCCATGGATGAGTCCACCTCGTCTCTGGCCTCCCGCTCACGCTCTGTCTCCCCTCAGCGCTCCAAGCACCAGGATGCCCTCCTCATCGGCCTCTCTACGGGCATGTTTGATGCCAACAACCCCAGG ATGCTGTGCACGTGTTCTCTGCCTGATCTCAGTCAGATCTTCAGCTCTCAGCAAGACAGTGCGGTAACGGGTGAGGCTAGCACTGTTCAGGACAACAACCTGGACATCGAGGAGATCGAGAACTTGGATGACGCAGCCAAGGATGATGATCAGTCTGAGACTGAGGA TGTATATGAGGATGAAGATTTGCGAGACATTAGGGCTTCAATGGAGCGACTTCTTCAAGAGGAGAGTGACATGGCcattagccaatcagaggtcGGAGATGGAGACTTTAATGGGAATCCTCCAGTGAACAGAGACCAGGAGCTTTTGGACGACATCGCTGCAGAGATGGAAAAGGAAAACCATCGAATGGCTGTGGACAtcgaggaggatgatgatgatgaagaggaggaggaggatgaagaagatgagGAATGCTCAAATGGGAGCCCTGGTGATGAGGATGCTGGGGAGTTGCTTTCCAACGGCGTGGGAGAAGAGATGCTTAGTAATAATGGGCACCTCAATGAAGAGTGGCATTCAG ATGGCAGCGATGATGACCAGGAGAAAGAGGCCAAGCATCACGAAAGCATCTTTAGCCGTCTGGAAGAGCTTCGCTTCAACCTGGAGCAGCAGATGGGTTTTGAGAGGTTTATTGAGGCTTACAATAAAATTAAG GCTATAcatgaggatgaagatgagaATATTGACCTGGGCTCTGGTTTGGTTCTGAGTATTTTGGGAACTGAGCACCAGCATCTGTATCCCAACATCCTTCACCTGGTGATGGCCGATGGCGCGTATCAGGAAG GTAACGATGAGTAA